A segment of the Chryseobacterium scophthalmum genome:
GGCACTGCACAACTAAAATCTCAAAAAGCTTTTGAGTTGTGTGAAAATTTTGCCCGATCTGGCGCAGAAACTCTGATCATGAATTAACTACAAATTTTAAAAGTTAAGTACGGGAAATTCAAGTCTCTGCCGTACAAGAGCAACACTTATGAAATTCAATATTGTCAACGAGATAAAAATAAGCTATTCCAGAAAAGGAAATTCTGAGAAATTGGTCGGTAGTTCACGGGATGCTGTCGAGGTATTCCGCCAGCACTTTGACCGTGATGAAATGGACTACAGAGAATCTTTTTTTGCCCTGTATCTCAATCAGGCCCATAAGGTTTTAGGGATCAGGAAAATTTCTGAATCGGGGATTTCTTCTACGGTGGTCGATGTCCGTATCATCATGCAGGCGGCACTACTTTGCAACGCTTCAGCCGTTATCTTGGCGCACAATCATCCTTCCGGAAATTTGAAACCTTCTGCCGAGGATCTGAAAATTACGCAGAGCATTAAAAGTGCATCCGAATTTTTAAACATTAAATTACTGGATCATTGCATTCTGACATCAACCGATCATTTATCATTTGCCGACGAAGGTCATTTATAAATGAATTCATATTAATAGCAAAATACACGGCAATATTTTTATTGTCGTGTATTTTCAAAATCGGGCGAAAAGACAATTCCTTCCGGTGGTCGGAAACGTCTTTTCGCAAAAAGTAGGGATACAACTCTTATGTTATGCCTCACAAAACCTCCCTGCTTCATAAAAGCTGTGAGCCTGTGTATATTTAATGTTTTATTAAATGATCAATTTATTTAGTAATTGTTAATACATTTTCCTGGTACTAAAAAATTTGACGAAACATTTGCTAAGTGATATAATACCTGATCATAAAAGCTTCGTCAACACTCCAAGACAATGATTTTACGTGAAGATTAAAATCCTCTAACATTCTTAAGAAGGTCGTGAGGATAGCCTAAAGAAATTGCACTTAGCCTATTCAATTTTTGTATATGATCATCAGACAATTTTATAGTGGTTGACTTTAAAGCATCATTAAAATGATCAATACTACGAGCTCCGATCAAAGGGAAACCACCCTTTGATAGTACCCATGCTAAAGCCACTTGTCCTGGTGTAACTTCCAGTTCTGCTGCAATTACAAAAAGTTCGTTAATAATTTTTTCTACAGTTTCATTTTCCTGATAATCTTCATTCGAATTGCGATTTATTCTGCCTGTCTCTCCTTTTCTGTATTTACCTGTAAGCTGTCCTCCTGCTAAGGGAGAGTACATCATTGTGCCGAGACCAAAATGTTTTGTCATCGCAATAAACTCTCTATCTGCAGTGCGTTGTAGCAAATTATATTCAATTTGTATGGCGGATAATTTTATAGAAGATGCAATCGCAGAAGCTTTCCAGGCTGGAAAATTTGTCAGTCCTGTATATAAAACTTTCCCACTGCTTACAAGATCTTCCAGACCTCTTGTGATTTCATCAATGGGTGTGATGCCATCATCGTAATGTGGCATATAAATATCAATATAATCGGTTTTCAATCTTTTGAGACTGGATTCTATCCCCTGTCTCATTGCCTTGCGATGATTGCCAAAGTTACTGATAGAAGCATTGGCCTCACTGCTTCGCGTATATTTTGTACAAATAATAAAGTTGCTGCGTTGATCCTTTATAAATTCTCCTATGATCTCTTCTGATTGACCCAATTGATAAGCATCGGATGTGTCTATAAAATTACCTCCAGCATCTGCATATGCAGTTAATATTTCTTTAGCATTTTCTGGCTCGGTTCCATACCCGCTTCTTGTTCCAAAACTTGCTGCACCCAAGATAATTTCGCTTGCATACAATCCCGTTTTTGTTCCAAATAAATTATACTTCATATTCTTACTAATTATTGTACAAAATTAAATGCAGCAGATATAACATACAAGTACGGCTGAATTTACCCATATCAGAATT
Coding sequences within it:
- a CDS encoding JAB domain-containing protein, coding for MKFNIVNEIKISYSRKGNSEKLVGSSRDAVEVFRQHFDRDEMDYRESFFALYLNQAHKVLGIRKISESGISSTVVDVRIIMQAALLCNASAVILAHNHPSGNLKPSAEDLKITQSIKSASEFLNIKLLDHCILTSTDHLSFADEGHL
- a CDS encoding aldo/keto reductase, translated to MKYNLFGTKTGLYASEIILGAASFGTRSGYGTEPENAKEILTAYADAGGNFIDTSDAYQLGQSEEIIGEFIKDQRSNFIICTKYTRSSEANASISNFGNHRKAMRQGIESSLKRLKTDYIDIYMPHYDDGITPIDEITRGLEDLVSSGKVLYTGLTNFPAWKASAIASSIKLSAIQIEYNLLQRTADREFIAMTKHFGLGTMMYSPLAGGQLTGKYRKGETGRINRNSNEDYQENETVEKIINELFVIAAELEVTPGQVALAWVLSKGGFPLIGARSIDHFNDALKSTTIKLSDDHIQKLNRLSAISLGYPHDLLKNVRGF